In a genomic window of Suricata suricatta isolate VVHF042 chromosome 12, meerkat_22Aug2017_6uvM2_HiC, whole genome shotgun sequence:
- the FANCD2OS gene encoding FANCD2 opposite strand protein, with translation MAGYQLWSPWTPLDESFQWLRHTTPAPSSKHPFRASPCFLHTPSDLEVQLCFQEVTLVLDGPFLEPGVSPKLPCHTSELQTMNNKKGLVRKPQPVRLSGVDSVFGRVITAQPPKWTGTFRVSDKSAFCKIISREHQWPTGLKEPQIQMTVTMCKQMLHSILLLYAAYKKCTFALQHSR, from the coding sequence ATGGCAGGATACCAGCTCTGGTCACCATGGACCCCACTGGACGAGAGCTTCCAATGGCTGCGGCACACAACACCTGCACCTTCTTCAAAACACCCTTTTAGGGCTTCTCCCTGCTTCCTACATACCCCTTCTGACCTTGAAGTGCAGCTGTGCTTTCAAGAGGTCACTCTAGTTCTAGATGGCCCATTCCTGGAGCCTGGGGTGAGTCCCAAGTTACCCTGCCACACATCAGAGCTCCAAACCATGAACAACAAGAAAGGGCTGGTCAGGAAGCCCCAGCCTGTCCGCCTCAGTGGAGTGGATTCCGTATTTGGCAGGGTCATCACAGCCCAGCCACCAAAATGGACTGGAACCTTCAGAGTTTCAGACAAATCAGCCTTTTGCAAAATCATCAGCCGGGAGCACCAGTGGCCCACTGGACTCAAGGAGCCTCAGATTCAGATGACAGTGACCATGTGCAAACAGATGCTGCACTCTATCCTCTTACTGTACGCAGCATACAAGAAGTGCACCTTTGCCTTGCAGCACTCCAGGTAG
- the BRK1 gene encoding protein BRICK1: MAGQEDPVQREIHQDWANREYIEVITSSIKKIADFLNSFDMSCRSRLATLNEKLTALERRIEYIEARVTKGETLT, encoded by the exons ATGGCGGGTCAAGAGGATCCGGTGCAGCGCGAGATTCACCAGGACTGGGCGAACCGGGAGTACATTGAGGTCATCACCAGCAGCATCAAGAAAATCGCAGACTTTCTCAACTCGTTCG ATATGTCTTGTCGTTCAAGACTTGCAACACTAAACGAGAAATTGACAGCCCTCGAACGGAGAATAGAGTACATTGAGGCACGG GTGACAAAAGGTGAGACCCTCACCTAG